The segment CCTCTAGTGGCTGAAATGTACAAAAGcagttttcaacttttttaaGCCAAGACATACCTGATTAATTTCTACCTGAAACTCAGATCTCCCCCAACTCAAAACAAACatgaatttttaatcaaaatgagaGCAGTCCCTGTCCCCTTCACTCCTGCTGTGAAGGATCTAGCTCTGTTTCTCTAACCCTCTTAACCTGCCAGAGAAAAGGGAACTAGCATATTTAAAGTAGGCATCATCTGTCAACTACTCTGCAATATAGGAAAACCATGCAGTTTGCAGGAGGTAAGATAAAGCGCTTGTAGTGGAACCTCAggtttactgtgtttttaaagaaaaaaaaacacacctgccCATACAGTAGAATCTGGTGAGAACATTAAATTCCTTTTCAAAGTAGACTGCCAAGAATGATTTCTAACCCTGGAGGCACTTTCAAGAATATAATATCTTTTGCCTCCATCTCACAGTATTACCACCACCCCGTCCCCTTTCTTTGAGAATGGTAGGGAGAatttaaaagaacataagggaaagagggagagaacagAACTCATTCTCCCATTCCTCCCTCTCAGGAAACTACCATGGAAACCCCTTCAGGATGGAGGGCCAAACAGTTGTTGGAGGAAAAAGAAAGCTGTGGTGCGAAAGACTATTGGGAATTCCTCACAGGTAAGGCGTTACAAGTTCTTGATTAGCAAACTAGCATACTAAAGGTAATCACTCCTTATTAAAGGCTTAATCCAGCAAGGTTCTGAGGGAGTTGTACAGCCTACCTGCCAGTGGGCAATGGGTGCTTGTGAGGAAGCCTAAGAGTTTATTAATggctgctgccacagcttcatTTCACATCCAGTGGCTCTACCTGCACCCAACTGAGTCCCAAGGACAGTAAACTAGTTAGAATTCAATTTTTAGTAGTGGGAAGTGTGGTTAACATATACCCAGTTTAACATGCATTCTGAACAGAGAACAACGGATAGAATCTCAAGCTTTAGATCAACTAGAGCTGTTTCTGATCCTTCAGAGTAGTAAagtgctactctgaaaagggatTCTGTACAAAGACAGACCATGGCATTCCATAGGTATCTTTACAATGACTCCAGGATCAACTATTTTCAGTTTACAAGAATCTCTTTCCCCATCCCAGTGAATGCTAGCCTTGCCTCAGAGACAAATTCAGTTCTTTCCTTCTCAAAGaccatgtgataaatgaaggggaggggggtgtaagctcccttttatggacacccagccagccagccagctataaagtccctcttggtggctggtctctgcttgctttacctataaagggttgtTAAAGTCCTTATTTGGAACTCCCAAATGTGCAAGTAGATCagaaatgtttagaaagacgcagtttgatttatttctgtttatttcttatggctaatTGAATCCTCTGTACTAactccagatgcttttgtttgcttgtaacctttaagctgaacccccaagaaagctattatgggtgcttaatttttgaaaTTGCTCTTTAAAATGTAGCAAAAGCCTAGGttccaaatatattttctttttggttttaataaaatttaccttttttaaagaacaggattggatttttggtgtcttaAGAGGTtggtgcatatgttgtttaattagctggtggcaatagctaatttcctttgttttctttctcagctcttccccagaaggctggggggtggggggggagaggaagggtgaaagggcttgagggtaccccacaggaaggaattcccaagtacgtcttcctgggttccaaaaggggttttgcatttggttagtggcagtgtttaccaagccaaagtcagagaaaagctgaaaccttgggagtttaatacaagcctggagcggcaagtattaatttttaaaatttctgcactcgaagtgccagagtggggaaaccTGCCTTGACAGACCATCACCATAGAAAGTTCTGCAGGCCAAACTAGTGACACCTGCACACCAATGCCTTCAAAAGAGTTGCACAAACAAGACTGTCCAGTTTTTAGTTAGATGTTACTAATCAATTCTATTGATGCACACGGATATTATATCAGCAGTCAAACTTTGAGTAGAATGTCTCATAATTTTGTTGGCTATGCAACATTAATAGGCATAAAACCTGCACAAAATTATTTTAGTCAATGAAATCAGCAAATAGGATTCTGAATACACAGGAAGCAGATCTGGTGAGTAAGGGGCTATTTCTGCCATCACTTTTCCTTGAAGAAAAAATTTAAGAGGCAGCTAGCTAGGTCAAATAGCTGGTGACAGGGCAATGGTAGGGGATGGACAGGGTGTGTTTCAtaacgagggggggggggggggagggctggaggaagaagagggacaAATCCCAATGAAACCAGAAGCAAAAGTATAACTCAATACATCCTTTTCATTTCATCAACTCAACTGTCTGTCCAGATTTACTAACAATTCATTTCCTCTATTCATATTTAAATCTTAGGTGTTAGAAGAGACTGATCCATCAGCTTCCAGTTTTTGATACAGCTCCTGAACATCCTATGGTACATCAGATCCTGCTACTGAAAGGTCAGCATGAGAAGGGGGAAGGACAGACAGAAAGGTAGACTCAGAGGAGACAAAGGTAGACTGTAACCATGTACTGACAACCTGCCGCCTCTTTTAAGTCTCTCAGAGCGGAAGTTCTCATAGTGAAGGTCCTGGGTCACCTCCTGAAGATCCTGCATATGGGTACTGGAAGGAGCAAAAAAAAGTTGATAGTGAAACCATGCCCTGTGCCAAATCATAACTTGTTGAGGCATTTTCTTGATGCGTGACTCAAATATAGTATGAATAGGGATAGTCTGGTCATTTGAACCCAAAATGCAAAAATACaagcacattttttttttttacaacccTCATGTCACTGAACCTCTACATGTCCCCTCCTCGCCTCATGACATTAACATTCATTTTTTACTATGTTTATTTCTCTTGAACAGTAGTAGGTCACAACAACCAGCAGTCCAAGTACTGAAAGTAAGGTGAGAGCGCGCACTAGTATAGAGAACATGAAGGTTTCTTGCCATTTgtaaagagaagagcaacagcagCAAGTGTTGCCTTCTCACCCCAGACATGGGGGTAAAGAGGTACAACAGCTACCCTTCAGTGTGGAAGAATGAGGAAAGACCGCTCCCAAAAGAATTACTTCCTCGGGAAGGCTCAGGTGGCAAGGTCCATCCAGGGCCCTGTGAAAGGGATACTACTGCCTTGAATATTAGACAGGGCAGTAGTATCCCTGACTATTAGACAGGGCAAGTCTCCCAGGCCCCTGTGACACTATTTGGAATATGTGGAACACTTTGTGATATTActgataccaatattataaaattgctaTCAATCTGACCAGATATGCTGTGTAAAGTAGctacaaaaatgttataatttgcccaGTATGacaatcttgtttatatgtttgtatcaccctTGTATTGTGAGTTGTAGATATGcatggtatatctgtatttcaaaacttgtgCAGTGTTTCTgagtgacacccccagacagaatGACCTCAGCACTAAGCCTGCTTGTTGGCCCATCAAGagtcatcagctgtacaatgaacccattggggggaggaatagctcagtggtttgagcattggcctgctaaacccagggttgtgagctcaatccttgagggggccatttagggatctggggcaaaaatcagggattggtcctgctttaagtagggggttggactagatgacctcctgaggtcccttccaaccccgatattctatgaaaggCGCCAGGGGATATaccttatgagtcagcaaggcggcgggggggggaatcagaAGCACactttgtgactggttggtgagtttaacttcagtgttaaccacaGTTTTGGGaatatctgctctcccttttgcagcctgccatgaccttggcattttcagtgagggctatCCCCAGGCACACCAGGTCACATTCGCACTGCTCTTtcccccctcagctcctccagtgAGAAAGATAACGGCGAGCATTTCTTGTCTTATGCAATCCACTATGTATGTTCTCCCTCTTCTGAAGGAAGGTAAGTCTAcattaaaaagttaggtcaacatcaCTACATctatcaggggtgtgaaaaatccacagccttgagcgatatagttatactgacctaaccccccatgtagacagtgctaagtcGACAGAGTaattctttcatcaacctagctaccacctctcggggaggtgggttACCCACACTGATGGGCGAACCCCTCCTATAGTGAGTGTCTActctgaagcactacagcagcatggctgtagcacTGCAGCGTTTCCAGTGAAGACAGCCATATGCTCCCCTTCTGTGAAACTGTCAGTTAACActtaaataacaaaaacaacGTTCATTAGTTACACACAAAGGTATTGATActttttcatctttaattccaCCTTCTGGAAATGAGGTTTAGTGATACCATCAGGATTTTGGTTTCTctatcttcagagcagggtggcTTACAGCTCCCTATCACTGCTACCAGAATAGTTCAGTATGTGGCTCCATTTGCCTGGCTGCAGTTTGATCACAGGCTGATCTTAAGTTCTATCCCTCACAGAAGCCCTAACCCAAGCACATCGCTTCAGAAGCTTCAGTACACTGATGTATACTTCAGTAATACTGTTTATTCCCttcaaatttaaaatgtttgcaagaAAGTTGCTAAAGTCTCTCAGCTTTGATGAAAGACTAATTTAACCCATGATGGTTAGGTCAGACTGCTGAACATGAAAGGTCTGAGAAAAGAAAATTTTATTGTCACCTAGGAATTTCCTTTGCACAGCCTGAAGTCTGTATAGTTAGgggctcttagaatcatagaatatcaggattggaagggacttcaggaggtcatctagtccaactccctgctcaaagcaggaccaatccccaactaaatcatcccagccagggctttgtcaagcctgaccttaaaaatgaaTACCTTAATAATGAATATCCTTTTGAGGGAGGAATAACTACATATTAGCGTATTAAAAAAGTTTAGAGACCTTTTCTACCAAAGGGCTATATATCTACATAGAACAAGAAGTCTATTTTGTAGGGTTTTGAGAACGTATGTACTGAAGGCCCAGTTGCTGCCTTGAAGTTTCTTTGTatgtatgtagtgttgttgtagtcgtgttggtcccaggatattagggagacaagacaggtgaggtaataacttttactggaccaattattacctcacccaccttctctctctagttTCCTTTTAAGATGGGATAGACAGGCCAAACTAAGAACTCACTTACATGGTCAAGTGTATGGCAACATAATGGGCTACCCCATTAGCTTTCTTAGGTCTTCTCTACATGAGGAAATGACACAcccaaggtgtgaatttaaaccagtaTAAACTCCAGTGTGGACACTTCTTTCAGTATCAACTTAAGGTGACTGGGAACAGGTTTAACTCTCAACCAAAAACACTTATcaaaataagtgtccacacagggttttGAACCAGTTTAAACTTAAATTGGCTTTTTAACAGATCTAGCAGGCCCTAGACTCTGAAATGCAAACCTTAAAACCAGGCTCAGCTTTTGATGGTGGTAGGTCCTCCAGATAGGACTGCTGAGcaacaaagcactagaaaatgctATTAACTTTTTGTAGGTTTTAGTTCTGTGCAGATATTTTGATTGCACTTTTAATATGTAGGGAGTGCTGCTCAATCTTGAGGTTCTTGAGACTTTGACAAAAGGATGACAGTACTACCTCTTGTATCCTAAGAAAGAGGTTTGAACACAAGATTAAGTTTTGACAGAAGTGTAATAGTCTTACATTAGCATGGTTCTCAGCTTCAGGAAGTCGTTGTGTTCTGGGTTCTCCACTTCAACTACACCCCATGGATAGAGACGACCTCTAACTTTTTTACCTTTGGCTTCAATCAACTGATTGGATCCCACTACACAAAATGGGATACTgaccttggaaaaaaaaaaaaaaaaaaaaaatcatcaagagTCACCAAGAATGAACTAGAACCAAACTAGAACCAGTAATAAATTCAGTTTCACTATACATTGCATAAAAAAAGCAATAAGCTTTGTGTAGTACTTTTCATCTATAGTCTCAAAATAATTTACGATGAATGGCAagaatcattatccccatttttcagacgTGGAAACTTGGACACAGAGTTAAAGTGACTTACCTGAGGTcagacagcaggtcagtggcaaagcctggaacagaatccaggtcttgttttaaaattatatattcaCCTTGGAAAGTCTGGTAAAACAGGATATACCACTTCTAGCTAAAGAGCTGTATCCATCACAACTACGTCTAATCTAAAAACTATTCCTACCTTCAGGAGCCTGGTCTGTTCTTTAAAATCTTCATCCTCATCTGATTCTGCATCGGGCAGGTGATAAATCTTGATGCCATGTTGTTCAATTTCATCCAGAATCTGAAAGAGTACATCAGGAATGAAGGTAATATACATGACAAGTCAATCCTTTAACTTTCAAGGTAAACTAATTGCGCAAGAACCATGTCCAAAGAaaatctagatttttaaaagtcttaattACTTGCctaatttttgtgtgttttaaaataaaggccATAATTGGAGAGACTTACTGTAAACTGACTTTTAGTTATCCTGAGTTGTTCTAAACACCGACAAAAATTACTTAATCCTATCATAACATACAAATCTTGCTCTCAAATTTGAGACAAATGACAATTCTGTTCCTTCCGACTCCACCATGTTAGCGTTTTGGAAAATTCCCGTCACTTTCTTGGAGAATTCAGGTTTACATTGTAGAGAGATATACATAAATTTACCCCAAAAACGATAGCACTGATTAATGTAGCAATTGTTCATAGTGAGGCTTAAGCCTTTGCAATTAACTCACTATTGTGTTTTATCACTGTTACAATGTCATTTTGAGATCATGAAGTgagtataaaaataataatctctaaagtttgtttataaaatttgtttaaaactaATGCAAGTGCAATATCCCCTTCCACATTTAATATCCCTCTctcaagctatgtctacactggcaattgaacgacaaattttttgtttttcaggtgtttAAACCCACCCTCGCAaaggacaaaagttttgccgtggcaagtgccagtgtgaacagcatgttgtcagcaggagcgctctcctagCCCTGCCAACAATGTGAACGCCGTTCGTTTCgggggagcgtgggggggggggggggagggtagaagttttttgttggcaggacaGCCAAcgaacagcggctacactgcgcgACTTAACAGCACGACTGTGGTGATACTGCCATGTTGCTAagagctgtgtagtgtagacatagccttaagaTATGCTGGCTACAGCTAGCCTAAGTGTTAACTTTTGCTTTAGAAGAAAACTTTTCGCCTTCCATAACTGCATAGcaaaatgtatataaatattatatatataaaaaaacaaatcacatttgTTTTATGGTATGGAGACTGCCACCTTCATTATGAATTGTGCTGGAGAGAATTTTCCATAGGGAGAAGTCACTAACTGAATAGTAATTTGTGAGCaaatatattttagtttttatatCAATTTTTACACTTTCTGGGCAGACGGGGTCAAGAATTACAGAGTAAAAATATGCTTGGGGTTCTCAACCTCACTCTACTAAGACATGAGCCACActatgagaaaagaaaaggagtacttgtggcaccttagagactaaccaatttatttgagcataagctttcgtgagctacagctcacttcatcggatgcatccaatgaagtgagctgtagctcatgaaagcttatgctcagataaattggttagtctctaaggtgtcacaagtactccttttctttttgcgaatacagactaacacggctgctactctgaaacttgtcactaTGAGAGTGTCTCATTGACACTCCTCTCCCCACTGGTGATAGAATctctgtggcaactacagcaattactGACTTTCTTAATGTTGCCTTGCCATATAATATATTTTCAGTGGTCAGTATGATGTAGCAGCAGGAAACCAAAGAGTCAGCATGATGCAAGAACTAGCTTTGGGTGGGCTACTGGTGGTTCATGGATCACAATTTGGAAGCCACTGATATAAACAGACAAACACTCCCTCCAAGACAGTGAGCAGACTTATTCTCAACTTCTCTTCTGGGCTGGAGTGGAGAAAAGACTTCTCTCCTTTTTAGCTCAGAAGATTCACTGAAAATTGAAGAGCTGAATTATGGAACCACTCTATCCACGAGGGGAGCGAAGAAAAAGACATGTTGTATATGAAGGAGTAAGGTAACAGACCTAACTCCTGGATTCAATCTGGCACtaaacagatgaaattcaaaacagTCATGTGTAGCCACATTTACATAATATACATTTCAATCTACCTATAAATAGTGTACAGTGAAAATGCTTTCTCACCACAGTCAACAATAGTCCAAACATGATGGAGACTGTTTACAAGGAAAATTGTAGCATCCATGAATTAAGTTCTACCATGTTTATTGTTAAAGactaattatatataattttaaaagtcaaataaaagtaaagaggggggaaaaaaaaaccagtatGATTCTGAATTTCAGGGGGGCTAGGGGGAAATCAGAGATTTACTTCAAAACAACTCAACTTGGAACTGCTTATTGCTCccagttacattttcaaagcaaagtAAAATATAAGAAACTTAGGGGAAAGCTTTGCAGAGATATGGGGCCACTAGTTTAAAGACTGGCCTCCTATGCTGGATTCTGGCCCCCATAAATCCtttatttcttcccctccctcaatTAAGAGCTGATTTTTGCAAAATTCTAGCAGTACCTGTATTTCAAAGCCAAGTGTAATTAACTCACTGACCAGACTTCAGGAAGCAAGTTGAAAGGATTTACAGAATGAGTGGAAGTTTTAAATTTAAGAGTGGTTGTTGGGTCACCATGGCCTCTTTAACAAGTTAATTACAGTTTGCATTGTAAAACTCAAACAGATATAATCAGCTcttgcttgatttaaaaattaaagagtAAAACATAAAAGCTCTTCAAGTCTATAAGGATCTGACACTGTCTAAGAAGGTGTGGAATAAACTGGTACCAAGCAGTGGGTGTAGGGGGTGTCAATACATAAAGAAAGCGATAACATATCTTAGGGGTATGATTTTTATACTTAAAACACATTTAAACAGTTAAGTATTTAAATAATGGAGTCACCTACTTTAAATAAGCTTGTTTGCTAGTGCTAatgcttatgttcttatgttaatccATTGCTTCCATCAGTCAgccccaacattttaaaattcattttataatttaaaactaGTGTGCATAGCCAGTCTGTCCCAAAGtgaaagaaacaggtccaatccttcttaggcttggctggatattacagccgatttgtaccgcaatacagccaaatcgccgcccccaCTGACAGATGACCattgctgaatttaaaaaaaggataatACCCCCAGTCAAATCAAGAATCAGAATCCTCAGGATGCCAAAGACTGTCTGTGTTTTCTGGCAAATTTTACACCACGGTACACCATGCCTGTACAGTGTCATGTGGGAGAACAGCACTTTTCTTGGCTGAAGTCTCCCTGCTCACCTACACTAGGGTTATTAGTAGCCAACATTAATACACTTTAACGCAAACAAAATTAGAACTTACCCTTTTCTTCAGCCTTTCCCGTTCCTTCAGAGTAAGTGTATCAGCTTTTGCAATTACAGGTACAATATTCACTTTGTTGTGTATGGCCTTCATAAACTCAACATCCAAGGGTTTAAGACTAAAAATAATGTTGAAATTTAAAAGAGTGTCAGGTATTTAAATGCCTAATTTATTTTTACACTAAAATGAACATATACACAATCTTATAAAGATGAGATTTTTTCTAACAAttattaaaaagtttccattttcaACAATTCTAGATTGTCATCCTAAACGTCCCCTACTTCTCCCCAAAAGGGTAAATTCACCACCTCTAATAGTGATATGTAACGGTTTCTATATGATCTAACTGTCTTGTTTTTCAAAACTTAGTGAGCACAAACTCTTACAGAGTAAAAGTtgtccaaaaaaaataaaataaagtgcatTGATACTTACCCATGACCAAATGGTGAAATGAAGTAGAAGCAACAGTGTACCCGGTTATCTACAATATGCCGCCTGTTCAAGCCACTCTCATCATGCAGATACCGCTCAAATTGCTCATCAGTATAAGAAATTATGGTCTTAAAACTGTAAGAAACATGTGGTTAATACAGCTATGCTGACCATTTAGATGCTCACACTCCATATTCTGAAGAGGGGTTTTGTAgttattttttctttgaaaaattaacCACCAAGTTATCTCCTAACCAACCAACCTAATATCTACCCCCCAATATCAAGCAAGTACTGGGTCCATGAAAATAAGATAAGCTAACAAGATTGGAGACCACAATAGCATACACTCTTGGACATTAGGCAAGTCAAACTCCTGCGTTACTGATATATATATAGAAAATGCACAAGGGTAGTGAAAAAATCAGTACTAGAGGAATAAATATAGTGACTTTCTCCTGAGATTTCCTCTTGGGTTAATATTAAACAGATGTTCAAGATACTCTTGACTTAAACGTTCCAActcagtttggggaaaaaaaaaaaaaaagtcagctttgGTGGTGTAGTAGCAGGCCTGTTGAACTGCGATGCAACAGATCAGAGAAAATGCATCCAATTGCTTATCACATCTATGTCATAATGAATCAGTTTATTTGATCATAAATATCAGATTCTGTAAAACCGTGTGGTGGCTATACAGTCTAAAATGTTGGCATACATAACTATAAACATAAGTACATATGGAGAGTAATTACTAGTGCCCATGAAGGGGCTTTGAGAAATTCCAGTTATATTTATGGACTGACATTTACTTAAATTTTTGTAAGAAATAAAGCTCAGCTTTAAGTCACTTATACAAGATTTAAGACTACATCTGTTCCACAACAGATCTGCACTAGCATTTATGCCTGCTTTTAACATGGATATGATATATGCTCAGAGGTAGGAAAGCAGTACTGCAGCTGCTATTATTGTCTGCCCCCTTGCATATACATTATATTGCCTGTCCAAATGGTCTCTGCTCTTGCAAGAGAACATACACCCAACCAAACTTCTTTCTAATTCCATATCTGAGGGGTGGACTAGCTACATCAGCCTTTGTCCACTTCATTCACTTATTAACAGCAAGAAACAACACTTCTGCAAGTCTTACCTCTACATACAGTCCAGACAGTGTCTTATGGTCATCTCTCCACTGTAAGTCAAAGAACCCTAATCTACCTGAGGCACACTCCAGAGTACGTATTGGCTGCAGTAAACCATATTTGAACCTTCTTGATTTCACCCATAAGATATTTGACCAGCAATAGGTCAGTTAAAGTTGTATGTAGAAATCTGacacaatttaatttaaaaatatttaaaactcaaaaaataaatatttatatttcatgtTTATCTTTGCCTTTAATTGTATCTTAAAAATATTTGCCAGGGAATTGCTTATCATTTCTCTCCAGTACCTTTTAgagatgactttttgtttatttttgaaagtCTGAATGTGAGGAGATTACACTTAGCATATGAAACTTGGGAGGCATGAGGCTTGACcgagggcctgtctacacttactgggggatccACGAGTGGGGGTCGATGCattggtggtcgatttagcgggtctagtgaagatccacTAAATTGACCACAGATCGCTTTCTGGTCAACTTCTATACTCCACCGGATAGAGCAGAGTAGGGGGAGTAGACAGGACAGCGTCTCCCATCGATGTTGCATAGCGTGGAACCCACAGTAAGATCTAAGCTATGTTGATTTGAGTTAtgttattcatgtaactcaaattgcatagcttagattgacttttccctttagtgtagacaaggcctgagtt is part of the Chelonia mydas isolate rCheMyd1 chromosome 9, rCheMyd1.pri.v2, whole genome shotgun sequence genome and harbors:
- the SEPTIN2 gene encoding septin-2 isoform X11; this translates as MVVGESGLGKSTLINSLFLTDLYPERIIPGAAEKIERTVQIEASTVEIEERGVKLRLTVVDTPGYGDAINCRDCFKTIISYTDEQFERYLHDESGLNRRHIVDNRVHCCFYFISPFGHGLKPLDVEFMKAIHNKVNIVPVIAKADTLTLKERERLKKRILDEIEQHGIKIYHLPDAESDEDEDFKEQTRLLKVSIPFCVVGSNQLIEAKGKKVRGRLYPWGVVEVENPEHNDFLKLRTMLITHMQDLQEVTQDLHYENFRSERLKRGGRKVEDEEVNKDQILLEKEAELRRMQEMIARMQAQMQMRMQGGEGDSSAVPGHHV
- the SEPTIN2 gene encoding septin-2 isoform X5, which translates into the protein MAKQPPAQFTNPETPGYVGFANLPNQVHRKSVKKGFEFTLMVVGESGLGKSTLINSLFLTDLYPERIIPGAAEKIERTVQIEASTVEIEERGVKLRLTVVDTPGYGDAINCRDCFKTIISYTDEQFERYLHDESGLNRRHIVDNRVHCCFYFISPFGHGLKPLDVEFMKAIHNKVNIVPVIAKADTLTLKERERLKKRILDEIEQHGIKIYHLPDAESDEDEDFKEQTRLLKVSIPFCVVGSNQLIEAKGKKVRGRLYPWGVVEVENPEHNDFLKLRTMLITHMQDLQEVTQDLHYENFRSERLKRGGRKVEDEEVNKDQILLEKEAELRRMQEMIARMQAQMQMRMQGGEGDSSAVPGHHV